The window gggatggctaACACTACCCCACGGTCCTATGGTCCAGCTTACACCAGTGTCTCTGGGAGTGTGTCTGCGTTTTCCGAGGACAGGAGTTGCCAGATCTgccatctgtctctctgccagtcctGCCACTCTTGGCTCATGGGTACCATGCTGTCCGTGGTGGGGGAGGCTGAGTTCTGTGGCACCATTGGCCTCCCACCCTGCAGGGGGTGCTGGTGAGGGGGTGCtgcgagggagggggagacaggctgGACTGGTTtagaggcagagggggagagccTGGAGGACAAGCCGCcgtaagggggagggggaggacccGAGTGGGcagagttagggctggggttaGCCTGGTGTCGAATGCCCTGGGGGAGGTTCTCTGCGCTGTTGGCTGCTGATTGGCTGTCAGGATACAGTAGGGGTGGGGTCACAGGGTTGAGGCTCAGCAGGAGGCGCGGCCGCCCCGCCTTGCTGTGAGGGCTGCTACAGACCCGTGTGACAGGGGGATGGGGCCTGCATTCGGCCACGCCCAGCGAGGTCTGCGTCCGTCGTACCACCTGCCTGGCATCGCCTTGGAGACAGTCAAGTCCTTCCTGGGAGCTGCGTGAGCTGCCCTCTGACATGTTGCTATGGGAACCTGGAGATACAGATGTCAATGGAAAAAGTCAGAAAATTAAGATAAGTAAAAGTCCAAAAATGTGATTGTTACATTTCAACAGCTTACCTGTATAAGGCTGGTCCATCAGCCCTGGTTTCAGAGTGGAATGCCAAGCTCCCCAGATATTAGCATGCTCCTCTGACGTATAGGACATAATGAACATGACCATGTTTAGggaccatcatacccatcatcatcatcgtcattatTATCAAGATTATAAtcatcatcacctccaccaccacaatcatcatcatcatcattatcaatATTACAATCATCATCACCTTCaccacaatcatcatcatcatcgtcatcattaTCAATATTAGAATCATCATCACCTTCaccacaatcatcatcatcatcattaagaTTATCATCATCACCTCTaccacaatcatcatcatcatcatcattaagaTTATCATCAccgcctcccaggtggcgcagtggtctagggcactgcatcgcagcgctagctgtgccaccagagactctggccGGCCGCGACTgagaggtccgtggggcgacgcacaattggcctagcgttgtcccgGTTAGGGTATttttggccagtagggatatccttgtctcatcgcgcaccagtgactcctgtggcgggccgggcgtagtgcacgctaaccagggtcgccaggtgcacgttgtttcctccgacacattggtgtggctggcttccgggttggatgcgcactgtgttaagattcagtgcggcttggttgggttgtgtttcagaggacgcatgactttcgaccttcgtctctcctgagtccgtacgggagttgtagcgatgagacaagatagtaaatactaataattggatactatgaaattggggagaaaaagggggcacatttttttttttaaatacaaaaaaaaaagatcatggtcatcatcatcatcatcattgagATAATCGTCATCATCATTAAGataatcatcatcaccacaataattaccatcatcatcatcatcatcattaaggTGATAATTATCATCATCGTCATTAagataatcatcatcatcattaagacaatcatcatcatcattaagataatcaccatcaccacaatcattaccatcatcatcattaaggtaatcattatcatcatcatcattaagataatcatcatcatcattaagaTAATCAGCATCATCATTAAGATAATCACCATCACCAcaatcattaccatcatcatcattaaggtaatcattatcatcatcatcattaagattatcatcatcatcacctccaccacaatcatcatcatcattaagataatcatcatcatcatcatcatcacctccaccacaatcatcatcatcgtcatcattaAGATTATCATCATCACCTTCACCAcaatcatcatcgtcatcatcgtaatcatcatcatcataattatcaccaccatcaccacgaTCATATCAACCACAGCTTAAGTAAGACTGGACAGTAGTCCCCTCACCTTTTGAGACCCAAGGATTGGACCCATGGGTGTCCCGTGTCCGTCCTGCCACCTGCCTCAACAGGGTGTATTGTTCTGACCCTGGGCTGGTCCCTTCCCCCTGGTGCTCAGACAGAATGGGGGAGTTGTTGTCATAGGGGGACAGCTCTCCACTGGAGACCTTGTTGGAGTCACTGGAGGAGCGCCTCTCGCTCAGGGAGAAAGGATCCTCCGATCGCAACACGTCTGGACTCCTGTGGAGTGGAAGGAGGGATTGATTAGGGAGAGAAAAGGATGGGTAGAGAGAATAAAAAGATATTGCCAAAGATGATGGGTTCTTCACTTTCTCTCAACAGACATGAACACCAGGCTAAGCAACTACTTTCGATGAGTACTCAAAATGTGTGACTGTGATATGTGCAGTGGAACCAATGTACTTACTGTGATGCCTTTCTCCTGAGCAGATAGTCTACCACATCAGGATCAGTCTCCAGTAAAGTCATTAGGACCTCATTCTGCAGGTCTGGGGgcacctacacacagacaacAGCATACATGACCAAACAAGTACAAAAAAACATGGTTTATGTATGTAATGAAACATGATAGAGCACTAGGGGGTGCTATTGACCAAGACAACCTCATGGTGAAAGCGAGTCAAACTTTTTCCATCTTCACGTTTGGTGATCACAAGCCAGTCAATACATGAACACATAGTATAACATTGAATACTATTAAATACCAGTCTACGGATCCATGTTTTGCCCGGGAAGGGCAACTTGGCGGCCCACGGACTACACCCTTTTGTTGGTCCGTGGACCAATTTCAcaccaaaaacaaacaaacaaaaatattttttgggggggagggaagaataatagaatacacaaggttACATTTAGAAACTTGGTTGTGCATCAGAATTCCCTCAATTAGCCCATTTCagcattaaaatatatatatatatatttagattggtaagttagtctagcggcCATCTAAACTTATCGTCAGTATGGTTGAATTACCGCCGGGTTGGGGCCCATTGATGATCagttatcatattaaaaactgcaaacatttgccTCCATCCTATGGCACAATATGTAGAATTGCGGGAAATGAGCTGTAAAACTGCACATTGTtttctccgccccatggcaaaattatTAAAATTACACAAAATGAGTTATAAAATTGAAAAATCTTCTCTATGCTCCAAGGCAAAATATGCAGAATTGcaagaaattaactttaaaaataaaatgtacgcCGACCCACGAGCCACTGTGGCCCCTCATAACGAGTTGGGATTTTTTTGTTGCCCCCaacagttgcccatccctgatgtaTAGTGTCTGGACAATGGGCAATCAAATACATGGGCAATAAAATAAGTGATTTGGCAATGAAGCACGACAGTCCAAACACATCCAACTCAAGAGCTACAAACATCTTTATTGGTTTACGTCAGGACCTTCAGCAAACAACCCAGCCCAGTCGAAAAACACGAGGGATAACATTTCAGGACCtaatgtaaccgatgtgaaatggttagctagttagcggtggtgtgcgctaatagcatttcaatcggtgacgtcacttgcgcTGAGACCTTGAACTAGTggctccccttgctctgcaagggccgcggcttttgtggagcgatgggtaacgatgcttcgagggtgactgttgatgtgtgcagagggtccctggttcgagcccgggtaggggctaggggatggactaaagttatactgttacattaacAATACCTCTTTCAAGCGTCCCGCCACTACCCTGAATTACACGGTCTGAGCGGAGGGAAAAACAACCTCTGCAAAGTTCAAAGAATACGACTTCTGTTCAGGgaaatagtggtggtggtgtcagAACAATCAGTGCAAGGGATTGGCCCATAAGTCTCTCTGGCACTGTCTCAAAAGCCAGGAATCTGTAGTGGTCTGGAACTGGGCCCTAAGGCCTTTAATCAGGTTCAGGATCAGCTCTAACAGCACTAACAAAGGCCCACAGAGCTTTGTTTTCATTCTATAAGACAGAACCATTGTCTGGTAAATCCTGGAGAATCTATAACTTAAAcacaggctgcatcccaaatggcactattccctatgagccctggtcaaaagtagtgcactatatagtgtacagggtgccatttgggatgcagatataTGTTACTGAGTGGCACCGCTAACCCGGGACgaggcgagggagggagggagggaaggaggaggaggggggtggcaAGAAAGAAGACAGGCAGAGGTAATGGAAATGGTATGGCTGTATACAGACCTAGGACATAGAGAGTTCATCAAATGTGTCAGTGCTAAACCCATTTATTTGACGTGGTAACTACATAAACAGATTGAGTTTACACAATGTGGGTTATGTAGTTGTTGCAACTGCATCACTTCACCTGTGTACAGTGTATACAATGAACTCACAAGGGAGTCTTACTTACTGGCCAATCTAAAGTGATAATTCATTGTAGCTTGTTTGCTGGCTATTAGGAATACATTACTGTAATTACACAGTACCTGCCTGTCCAATTACCATATACGTGCAAGTTTGTATTATAAAGAGGGACTAAACAGGAGAATGGGTaggatatcaacacacacacgcacacacacacacacacacacacacacacacacacacacacacacacacacacacacacacacacacacacacacacacacacacacacacacacacacacacacacacacacacacacacacacacacacacacacacacaccatgaagaGGGAGTGAAAGTTTGCGATCATCCTCTGGAGGACAGCGATGACAGCGGTGCTCTCCTCTGCGCGGGCCGGACTCTGCACACTGAACTCCTTGTCTGAACTCTTCTGCTTGTGGAGCAGGTTGGGACCAAAGATGGTGGCCAGGTTCAGAGAGGTCATCTTGTTCCCCGTCACCTGGAGGAGATGAGGACATAGGAATAACAATAATGCCAGATGCTTAGCAAATGGTTTTATCTAAAGCCACTGAGTACAGTGAGTGCATACAGTTTTGTGTGTCCTGTATGTGATTCCTGCATAGCATGGAATCACATACAGCCACACTAGACTAGGCAAACATGTGCAATTGACTTGTCATTAACACAAAGAGATACACTTCATTATACTTCctgatttaaaaataataatttgaccAGATATAATACCATATTGACCTCATGGAATACCATATTGACCTCATAGAATACCATATTGACCTCATAGAATATGATATTGACCTCATAGAATACCATATTGAGCTCATAGAATACCACATTGACCTCATAGAATACCATATTGACCTCATAGAATATGATATTGACCTCATAGAATATGATATTGACCTCATAGAACACCATATTGACATCATAGACTGCTATATTGACCTCATAGACTATAATAGACCTCATATACCACAATATTGACCTCATAGACTACTATATTGACTTCATAGACTATAATAGACCTCATAGACCACAATATTGACCTCATAGACTACTATATTGACCTCATAGACTACTATATTGACCTCATAGACTACAATATTGACCTCATAGACTACAATATTGACCTCATAGAATACTATATTGAC is drawn from Oncorhynchus keta strain PuntledgeMale-10-30-2019 chromosome 37, Oket_V2, whole genome shotgun sequence and contains these coding sequences:
- the LOC118372276 gene encoding rho GTPase-activating protein 6-like isoform X3; the protein is MGDSVFLERHNAYLGDFTWNSLSGRSVRLTPTAIQSLSELERTWLQEVAFNRLHQDYDLGCQITIPKDGQKRKKSLRRKLDSLAKEKNKDKECIPQAFGMALSQVIANDRTQRQRQDSLRQDPPHREEHKDPSDLVSSILQFATKRSTNKELSSSNSSLSSTSETANESTSPNTPEAAPRARRRGGMSVDSITDLDDNQSRLLEALQLSLPPEAPSKKEKHRDKRLSLNPIYRQVPRLVDSCCQHLEKYGLQTVGIFRVGSSKKRVRQLREEFDRGVDVQLDEEHSVHDVAALLKEFLRDMPDPLLTKELYTAFINTMLLDCKEQRSATQLLVYLLPACNSDTLHRLLQFLSTVANHAHDSQDKDGQGVTGNKMTSLNLATIFGPNLLHKQKSSDKEFSVQSPARAEESTAVIAVLQRMIANFHSLFMVPPDLQNEVLMTLLETDPDVVDYLLRRKASQSPDVLRSEDPFSLSERRSSSDSNKVSSGELSPYDNNSPILSEHQGEGTSPGSEQYTLLRQVAGRTRDTHGSNPWVSKEEHANIWGAWHSTLKPGLMDQPYTGSHSNMSEGSSRSSQEGLDCLQGDARQVVRRTQTSLGVAECRPHPPVTRVCSSPHSKAGRPRLLLSLNPVTPPLLYPDSQSAANSAENLPQGIRHQANPSPNSAHSGPPPPPYGGLSSRLSPSASKPVQPVSPSLAAPPHQHPLQGGRPMVPQNSASPTTDSMVPMSQEWQDWQRDRWQIWQLLSSENADTLPETLV